CTGACATGAACGGTTCTGGGAACACCATCATAAGAACTACGATCTAGGAATGTCTTGGCTTTTATCACCTTGCAATCCTTAGGTTGCATCGTAGCAAATAGCGTGCCCCCCGATTCATCACCTCTCTCGACCTCTCTTATCTCAAGAACCACCCCTGTAGAGTTTTCAATCTCGGTCTTCCGGGAAAACAAACTCGCCATGGATTAACTATTCCATCCCAACGACTCTGTAAACCGGTGTCTACCGTCTACTTTATAGAGAATGATAtgttaaaaaatgacaaaagaTCACCCATATTTTTTAAACATGGGTAAAAAATAGCCCGAAACATAGATAATTTATTAAACAtcattttccttctatttccttttttcttttctttttctttcaacaaaAGTTGAATCTTGTAAAAATGGTTGTCGGCCGGTAAAACTTAAGGCTTCAGGAATTTTACTGGTGTCAAATGTTTTAGATCTTGTAGCAtttctgtcaaatttttttaaattttttatgcagatatttttatattcaagTTGTCCTCATACAAGACCTTTTCTTGGGGAGTATTTGCTCCAAACCAATACACTACGTGGGTTTTAGCTTAGTGAAAAAGTGGTTTTAACTTGCAGACTAATGATCACAAATTCGAACCATCATGACACtttgatagtgtgtgtgtgagaacaCCTATGACACCTAGACTATTGGctgtattaaaaaaagtaattaaaaaaaattttgacaaaaaaaaaaaagtaattaaaattgaTCATTaagattgtttttttcttcttcttaatatTCAGACTTCTTTATAATTGTGTTCCAGCTGCTGATTAGTCATTGGTCTAGTTGTCATAGTGTTATTAGGCCACGCGTAATATATTCTTTTGCTGGATTAGTTACTGATTTGGTTAGCATCAGTTGGTTTGTTTGTTAATTGGTGCCAAGTGTTGTGTGCGAATCAGAATTAATACTGATAGGTTGTGCAGCGCAGGGAAGCTTGTAATTGATTTGTAGAAATAATATCAAGAACAGTTCCTGTTCTTCTTTCATAGAAATCATCAGGTACAGCTCTTTGGTTAATTTTGCCCTTTGCTACGCGCTAATCTCAAAGAACTGCACCTGATGATTTCTATGAAAGAAGACTTTGTTCTCATATGCGTAAATAACAGctgtttaaaaataaaaaataacaagttGTTATGCGATTAAACAAGACTTGTTCTTATATGCGTGGACTAGTTGAAATTATTTCTTCTGCAGTGAACGTTCGTTCCGTAAGGCAAATGAACACCACCAGCTCGACGGCATCCCGATTGAAGAAACTATATGGCACAAACCAACAGCTGGcttgtttaaaataaattttggtgGCGCCTTCCTAGAAGAGATCTCCCCTCGAACCGGCTGAGGTTctaaaaacaattaattaaaataaaagatagtTGTCATACTTCtaggtattttttttagtagaaaggatagtttaaactataagGAGAGATGGGTTCGAACCCAAAATCATTAGTCCATAaatcaagattttttttttttttttacacttGGTTAGATTCCGATAACATAAATTTAGATATttaatgtatatatgtatattctTAACATGAAGTCACTTGTGGTTTATGGGCCCATTGCCTTCCGCTTTACCTTTGCCTTTGGTTTTGCATGTGCCccttattatttttagaaatttaattatatattcaattttaGACATAGTTTTATAAAGAAATTCAGtactatttaaaaattataaatacactcaaaataaactcaaaaattgacagttggcaattttttttaatttaatagctattttttagtttatttgtgtgtgttaaTTACCTATATTGCCCTTGTATTATggatttgagagagaaaaatcagatctgccaaaaaaccaaatttgccaaaaaatcaaatcaaatttattttctccttttttgttgGTGCTTTCTCTGATGTTGGAGCAAGAGGAGCTTCCATTGAAGCTCAGTCTCAGGTCCAACTATATTCTTCATCTTTAATCtataattttcaatatttcaccTTCAATTTCTTGTTCTAAAATCATGCttctattgatttttttttcttttcgaatTGTTCAAGACCTCGAACAAACCTTGATCAAATGCTCTTAGCTCTACTCCTCATCTTCGAGCTCTACTCCTCTTCGCCACGTCgttgtcgtcgttgtttggtttggacttgagatttttgatcttttgcttcaattatgtgtttctcttcggattttagtttattttcgAAATGTATTTTAAGATTTGATGATCGatttatcttttattactATTTCAGTTATGgatcttgtttttgtttaataatgtacttctatgacagagtattaacaatgtacttctattaCAGAGTATTAACAACATACTTCTGTGACATAATAGTATTAACAATTTGGGCTTAGCTTGTTTTAAGTTGGTctggtttgttctttcttcatcttttctttattGGACATGTATTAGAAATAGCAACATGACAagcattaatcaacatgataGTAAACTAGCAatgttattaccctagactggaacattacaggGGTAGatatgcattagaaataggatgtcATATGAAACTAGCAatgttattaccctagactggaacattacaggggtagacatgcattagaaataggatgtcATAGGAAACTAGTAGTGTCATTACCCTAGACTTGAACATTACAGggggtagacatgcattagaaacAGGATTGCATAGCaaactagcagtgttattacccttgactggaacattacaataattaatcaacatgacagtaTACTAGCAAAGTTATTATCCCagactggaacattacaaccattaatcaacatgacagtaAACTAGCAATGTTATTTCCCTAGATTGGAACATTACAAAGGTATatatgcattagaaataggatgtcATAAGAAACTAgaagtgttattaccctagatTGGAACATTGTAGGGGTAGGCATGCATTAAAAATAGGATGTCATAGGAAaatagcagtgttattaccctagagTTGAACATTACagccattaatcaacatgacagtaAAGGTGTGGAATATTACAgtcattaatcaacatgacacATTAATGAAGCTATGGTTTTCAAGACTACGTTTTGTTGTAATgaattgtttgggtttttttatttatttataaaattgggttgggtttgttttgggtgctatttaaattttttgttttggacttCCTTTTTAAGTTGATCAATGGCAATCAtgtaatttatagaaatttaaaCACCAATTTCTTATGtagtaaatgagttttgggtgtgtttctaaagtgcattctatgtggggtttttttttataaaaaattttagcccctattttgggtatattagtgaagctccctattatttttttggtcaaatacACAAGCAGTGGCCTCATCGCATTTAACACTAGCCTCAAGCTTTCACTAGTACTTTAACGTTTCCCAACTATTAACACCAATGCTTCCACTGTTCCATTTTAAACTTCACTGGAGATGGGTGGCAGCCATGGCGGGTAGTGTGGAGATTAGTGACGGTCATGGCAGGTTTTGGGGATTAGGGCTATTGGCCAGTGGCAAGTGGAGGcctttcacaaaatataaacaataaaaaattagaactCAAGACataacaaaacataaaaaatcataGTGTTTATTcattacaataaaaaattgtccTCAACGAGTTTTCATGTTTTGAAATCGTTGCGTAACAACCAATTCATCTATATTGTTAAAAATGTCTTTCTCAATATATGGAAACCAACCAATTTTTCATAATATTCATAGTGAAATGTACTTTCTCTACAGTTGTAGTTGCAACATGTAGGATTAGTGCTAGTGTCATAAGCAATTGTACTAAATGGTGTATCTAATCTTTTTTTGTCTCAACCATCTTTTGTGCAAGATCAGTAATCTGTttcaattatataaatacattGTTAGAGCTTACGTCACAAATGTAGTTCTCAAATTGTTAAACCCACTAAAATcactagaaagaaaaaaataaaaatttcacaaactaAAAAACACCATAGGtagaaagaaaacaataacccaaaaaaaaaaaaaagagaaagatttaaaaaaaaaataaatgaattaactaattaaaatttgataacataatattgagtttgagagaaaagtCACTAACACTGAAAAGTCTGCTCCCTATATGCGccaataaaatagaaaaagggaTTAAAATCTCTTTGGTTTTAGCTAGCGATTTGTATAAAAcagtaatataataataatagttttATACAGCATATtacattcattttttataaCTGAGTGGGGGCTTGGGACTGCACTGGTCTCAATGTGCCTCTGCCACTAGTGTTGGGTTCGGGAGGGGAGGGGTGACTGCACTGGTCTCAACGCCTATCACAATTGGTCTATCTCATCAGATAACCGGAGACATGGACACAAATTAGTAATATCTTCGAAATATAAGTCTAGaacggaaaaataaaataaaaattctaatGGTCAAAATCTTCTAAGATGCAGGAAAAGCAAAAGGCTGATTAATTTGAACGGAAATGGCCCGTCAGGCAATTTCTAATAAATTCACAAATGCGTAGACAGAAAAGTTACTAAAATCATAAGTATCTAAGTGcaagttttgttatttttatccTCAACAGTTCAAGAAATGCTGAATCCTGACAAAGCCTAATGCATTTATCATTCAGCTTGAATTAATGTTGCTTACACTGAGCTCCTGGT
The window above is part of the Prunus dulcis chromosome 1, ALMONDv2, whole genome shotgun sequence genome. Proteins encoded here:
- the LOC117619069 gene encoding uncharacterized protein LOC117619069; the protein is MASLFSRKTEIENSTGVVLEIREVERGDESGGTLFATMQPKDCKVIKAKTFLDRSSYDGVPRTVHVSATTAKGTKTTMFLPAQFFANHERIIFKLDGEKLVAAEQKQSTESSSSGSRQNMG